From a region of the Mycobacterium intracellulare ATCC 13950 genome:
- a CDS encoding LCP family protein, whose amino-acid sequence MARSGGAHRRHRAVRQPSRFRKGLTRTLGALVSVAAVGLTGAGYYVAHGALGGITVSNALQPDDPRSSGDNMNILLIGLDSRKDQDGNDLPYSILKHLHAGDSDDGGYNTNTLILVHVSADNKVVAFSIPRDDWVPFTGVPGYNHIKIKEAYGLTKQYVAQKLANQGTSSQKELETKGREAGRAATLRAVRSLTGVPIDYFAEVNLAGFYDLAQTLGGVEVCLNHAVYDSYSGADFPAGRQRLDASEALSFVRQRHGLENGDLDRTHRQQAFISSVMQELQAAGTFTNIDKLKNLMAVARKDVVLSSGWNDDMIQRLGGLAGGNLEFRTLPVVRYDNIDGQDVNIVDPAAIKAEVASAIGTDAPTTAPTTTAVKPDPSTVVDVVNSGSMSGLATEVSRALKKKGYTPGQVRDRESGEPTTSSIAYGAGAQSDARNLATMLGLDAPSQPSPGVQPGHIRVTVDTNFSIPTPDETQMDDVTSTSTTTSTKAKTYYYNGTTTTYPTPDQGKPIDGGGVPCVN is encoded by the coding sequence ATGGCCCGCTCGGGCGGCGCCCATCGCCGTCATCGAGCCGTCCGTCAGCCCTCTCGATTCCGCAAAGGGCTGACGCGCACCCTCGGCGCGCTGGTTTCCGTGGCGGCCGTCGGGCTAACCGGCGCCGGGTACTACGTGGCGCACGGCGCGCTGGGCGGCATCACCGTTTCCAACGCCCTGCAGCCCGACGATCCGCGGTCCAGCGGCGACAACATGAACATCCTGCTGATCGGCCTGGACTCGCGCAAAGATCAGGACGGCAACGACCTGCCGTATTCGATCCTCAAGCACCTGCACGCGGGTGATTCCGACGACGGCGGCTACAACACCAACACGCTGATCCTCGTGCACGTCAGCGCCGACAACAAAGTGGTCGCGTTCTCGATCCCGCGCGACGACTGGGTGCCGTTCACCGGGGTCCCGGGATACAACCACATCAAGATCAAAGAGGCCTACGGGCTGACCAAGCAGTACGTCGCGCAAAAGCTGGCCAACCAGGGGACGAGCAGTCAGAAGGAGCTCGAGACCAAGGGCCGCGAGGCCGGGCGGGCGGCGACCCTGCGCGCGGTGCGCAGCCTGACCGGGGTGCCGATCGACTATTTTGCCGAGGTCAACCTGGCCGGTTTCTACGATCTGGCGCAGACGCTGGGTGGCGTCGAGGTGTGCCTGAACCACGCCGTCTACGACTCGTATTCCGGCGCCGACTTCCCGGCCGGGCGCCAGCGACTGGACGCGTCCGAGGCGCTGTCGTTCGTCCGGCAGCGGCACGGCCTGGAGAACGGCGACCTGGACCGCACCCATCGGCAGCAGGCGTTCATCTCGTCGGTCATGCAGGAGCTGCAGGCCGCGGGCACCTTCACCAACATCGACAAGCTCAAGAACCTGATGGCGGTGGCGCGCAAGGACGTGGTGCTCTCCTCCGGCTGGAATGACGACATGATCCAACGGCTCGGCGGGCTCGCCGGGGGCAACCTGGAATTCCGGACGCTACCGGTGGTGCGCTACGACAACATCGATGGCCAGGACGTCAACATCGTCGACCCGGCCGCGATCAAGGCCGAGGTGGCGTCGGCGATCGGCACCGACGCACCGACCACCGCGCCCACCACCACGGCCGTCAAGCCCGATCCGTCCACCGTCGTCGACGTGGTCAACTCGGGCAGCATGAGCGGGCTTGCCACCGAGGTATCACGCGCGCTGAAGAAGAAGGGCTACACCCCCGGCCAGGTCCGCGACCGCGAGTCCGGCGAGCCGACCACCAGCTCGATCGCGTACGGCGCCGGCGCGCAGAGCGATGCGCGCAACCTGGCCACCATGCTGGGCCTCGACGCTCCCAGCCAGCCCAGCCCCGGCGTCCAGCCCGGCCACATCCGGGTGACGGTGGACACCAACTTCTCGATTCCCACACCGGACGAGACCCAGATGGACGACGTCACGAGCACCAGCACCACCACGTCGACCAAGGCCAAGACCTACTACTACAACGGCACCACCACGACGTACCCGACGCCCGATCAGGGGAAGCCGATCGACGGCGGCGGCGTGCCCTGCGTCAACTAG
- a CDS encoding amidase has product MHLDEYMSLDATSLAELVERKQVTLAELLTLARQRADAVNPHLNAIVRRLDTVADARAADPSLKGPFAGVPFLLKDLGQEYRGFPTSCGSRSLANEVADRHALITQRFLDAGLVIFGMTNTPEFGAKGVTEPDYWGPARNPWNIRHTPGGSSGGSGAAVAAGIVPAAGANDGGGSIRIPAACNGLVGLKPSRGLAPYGPQTGEMLLGMATQGVVSRTVRDSAALYDAIVGHHPGSAYRVALPDKPFSELVKRRPERLKIGYSARSAINPRPSAEAVAAVEKTAVLLGELGHQVDEVAPPYDDAALGRDFLTIWFAQLHHQVADIKRRTGARDSDFEADTLAVSELGRSGGVLAVMSALENRNNYIQSLTEFHGAYDYFLTPTLATPPLEVGATATSAVLQRAARVISRLRAGKLMGLSGILDDLIQESLGWVPYTQLANLTGRPAISVPLHWTQNGLPLGVQFVGKLGADGELLQLAAQLEEANPWAHRYPAPGTN; this is encoded by the coding sequence ATGCATCTCGACGAGTACATGTCGCTGGATGCGACCTCCTTGGCCGAGCTGGTCGAGCGCAAGCAGGTCACCCTGGCCGAACTGCTCACGTTGGCACGACAACGAGCGGACGCGGTGAACCCGCACTTGAACGCCATCGTCCGTCGCCTCGACACTGTCGCCGACGCCCGGGCCGCCGATCCGAGCCTGAAGGGCCCGTTCGCCGGTGTTCCCTTCCTGCTCAAAGACCTGGGCCAGGAGTACCGCGGCTTTCCCACGTCGTGCGGATCGCGCTCGCTGGCCAATGAGGTAGCCGACCGGCACGCGTTGATCACGCAGCGGTTTCTGGACGCGGGCCTGGTGATTTTCGGGATGACCAATACGCCCGAATTCGGCGCCAAGGGTGTCACGGAACCCGACTATTGGGGCCCGGCCCGCAACCCGTGGAACATCCGGCACACACCAGGCGGCTCGTCGGGCGGATCCGGTGCGGCGGTGGCCGCCGGCATCGTTCCGGCCGCCGGGGCCAACGACGGTGGCGGGTCGATCCGAATCCCCGCCGCCTGCAACGGACTCGTCGGCCTCAAGCCCAGCCGGGGCTTGGCTCCCTACGGCCCGCAGACCGGCGAGATGCTGTTGGGGATGGCGACCCAGGGGGTGGTGTCGCGCACCGTGCGCGACAGTGCCGCGCTCTACGACGCGATCGTCGGGCACCACCCGGGTTCCGCTTACCGAGTTGCGTTGCCCGACAAGCCATTCAGCGAGCTCGTAAAGCGTCGTCCGGAGCGGTTGAAAATCGGGTACTCGGCGCGCTCGGCGATCAACCCGCGGCCCAGCGCCGAGGCCGTCGCCGCGGTCGAGAAGACGGCGGTGCTTCTGGGCGAATTGGGCCATCAGGTCGACGAGGTCGCGCCGCCGTACGATGACGCCGCGTTGGGCCGTGACTTCCTGACCATCTGGTTCGCACAGCTTCACCACCAGGTCGCCGACATCAAGCGGCGAACCGGCGCCCGCGACAGCGACTTTGAGGCCGACACGTTGGCCGTCAGCGAACTCGGCCGATCCGGTGGTGTCCTGGCGGTCATGTCCGCGCTGGAAAACAGGAACAACTACATCCAGTCCCTGACCGAGTTTCACGGCGCCTACGACTACTTCCTGACCCCCACTCTGGCGACCCCGCCCCTGGAGGTGGGTGCCACCGCGACGTCGGCGGTGTTGCAGCGCGCGGCCCGAGTGATCAGCAGGCTACGCGCGGGAAAACTCATGGGGCTCAGCGGAATTCTCGACGACCTCATCCAGGAGAGCCTGGGCTGGGTGCCCTACACGCAGCTGGCCAACCTCACCGGGCGCCCGGCGATCAGCGTCCCACTGCATTGGACGCAGAACGGCCTTCCGCTCGGTGTTCAGTTCGTGGGGAAGCTGGGCGCCGACGGCGAGCTCCTCCAGTTGGCCGCCCAACTCGAAGAGGCGAACCCGTGGGCTCACCGATACCCGGCCCCGGGCACGAATTAG
- a CDS encoding SDR family NAD(P)-dependent oxidoreductase — translation MKRLEGKRILVTGAASGIGQATALRLLDEGAAVAASDIAAEGLDTTRARAQETGTADRLSTVPMDVGSEDSVVDGVRLAVERLGGLDSVVNAAGILRAAHTHDTTLELWNRIVGVNLTGTFLVVREALPALLANPRSAIVNFSSTSASFAHPYMAAYAASKGGIQAFTHSLALEYAKKGLRAACVAPGSIKSGITDATGGYIPQDADWALFSRLMPVLPTTTESSGTGMAGPEAVAGVVAMLVSDDGAWITGTEIRMDGGTHS, via the coding sequence ATGAAGCGTCTCGAGGGCAAGCGGATCCTGGTGACCGGCGCCGCGTCGGGGATCGGGCAGGCGACCGCGCTGCGCCTGCTCGACGAGGGCGCCGCCGTCGCGGCCTCCGACATCGCGGCTGAGGGCCTGGACACCACGCGTGCGCGGGCGCAAGAGACCGGCACCGCCGACCGGCTGAGCACCGTGCCGATGGATGTCGGCAGCGAGGATTCGGTGGTCGACGGGGTGCGCCTGGCCGTCGAGCGGCTGGGTGGGCTTGACTCGGTGGTCAACGCGGCGGGCATCCTGCGGGCCGCGCACACTCACGACACCACCCTCGAACTCTGGAACCGAATCGTCGGCGTCAACCTGACCGGAACGTTTCTGGTGGTGCGCGAGGCGCTGCCGGCCTTGTTGGCGAACCCGCGCAGCGCGATCGTGAACTTCAGCTCCACGTCGGCCTCGTTCGCCCATCCCTACATGGCCGCCTACGCCGCGAGCAAGGGCGGCATCCAGGCCTTCACCCACTCGCTGGCGCTGGAATACGCCAAGAAGGGCCTGCGCGCGGCGTGCGTCGCGCCGGGCAGCATCAAGTCCGGGATCACCGATGCCACCGGCGGATACATCCCGCAGGACGCCGACTGGGCGCTGTTCTCGCGGCTCATGCCGGTCCTGCCGACCACGACGGAGTCCAGCGGCACGGGAATGGCCGGACCCGAAGCGGTCGCCGGGGTGGTCGCCATGCTGGTATCCGACGACGGCGCCTGGATCACGGGCACCGAGATCCGCATGGACGGCGGCACGCACAGCTGA